A region from the Lysobacter antibioticus genome encodes:
- a CDS encoding LON peptidase substrate-binding domain-containing protein: MSEDTAASESLGLFPLHTVLVPGAALGLRVFERRYLDLVRDCGRQGRGFGVCLIIDGNEAGAPATAAAYGTEAVIEDFGTGDDGLLTLRVRGTRRFHAGRVRVRDNGLQVAEVQWRAPEPIEVVRPQHSLLVTLLEHLLEQIGGEHAKAPRSCMDDAAWVGWRLTELLPLSSTQRQALLQMDGPHQRLDHLLTVLP, translated from the coding sequence ATGTCCGAAGACACCGCCGCTTCCGAATCGCTGGGCCTGTTTCCGCTGCACACCGTACTGGTGCCGGGCGCGGCGCTCGGCCTGCGGGTGTTCGAGCGGCGTTATCTGGACCTGGTGCGCGATTGCGGCCGGCAGGGGCGCGGTTTCGGTGTCTGCCTGATCATCGACGGCAACGAGGCCGGTGCGCCGGCCACGGCCGCGGCCTACGGTACCGAGGCGGTAATCGAGGATTTCGGCACCGGCGACGACGGCCTGCTGACCTTGCGTGTACGCGGCACGCGCCGCTTCCATGCCGGGCGCGTGCGGGTGCGCGACAACGGCCTGCAGGTCGCCGAGGTGCAGTGGCGCGCGCCGGAACCGATCGAGGTCGTGCGGCCCCAGCATTCGCTGCTGGTCACCTTGCTGGAGCATCTGCTCGAACAGATCGGCGGCGAGCATGCCAAGGCGCCGCGTTCGTGCATGGACGACGCGGCCTGGGTCGGCTGGCGCCTGACCGAACTGTTGCCGCTGTCGTCGACCCAGCGGCAGGCGCTGCTGCAGATGGATGGGCCGCATCAGCGCCTGGATCACCTGCTGACGGTATTGCCCTAA
- the mpl gene encoding UDP-N-acetylmuramate:L-alanyl-gamma-D-glutamyl-meso-diaminopimelate ligase, translated as MLKLHILGIAGTFMGGVAALARELGHEVEGSDQAVYPPMSTQLEQLGIALKQGYRPEHIGADCDEIVVGNSLSRGNAAVEQVLDDGRRYTSGAQWLCEQVLPGRDTLAVAGTHGKTTTTTILTWLLEAAGRQPGFLIGGVAEDFGVSARIGAGREFVVEADEYDTAFFDKRSKFVHYRPLVAILNNLEYDHADIFPDVAAIQRQFHHLVRTVPRRGRLIVNGEDERLSEVLAMGCWTTVERFGLQSEAGVAAPAYDWTARLIEADGSAFAVIHDGIEIGEVRWPLLGRHNVMNALAALAAANAVGVDVVGVLPALAAFRSVKRRLEVIGETGGVTVYDDFAHHPTAIATTLAGLRAKVGSARIVVAMEPRSNSMRLGAHSEALAPSLDGADTVVFLHRPELAWDAGKVVAGLRGEGVTVPDADALIAALSERVRAGDHVVFMSNGGFDGAPRRFFAALRDAQAA; from the coding sequence ATCTTGAAGCTACATATCTTGGGCATCGCCGGTACTTTCATGGGCGGTGTCGCCGCGCTCGCACGCGAACTCGGTCATGAGGTCGAAGGCAGCGACCAGGCGGTGTATCCGCCGATGTCGACCCAGCTCGAACAGCTCGGCATCGCGCTCAAGCAAGGCTATCGGCCCGAGCACATCGGCGCCGATTGCGATGAGATCGTGGTCGGCAACTCGCTGTCGCGCGGCAACGCCGCGGTCGAGCAGGTCCTCGACGACGGCCGCCGCTACACCTCCGGCGCACAGTGGTTGTGCGAACAGGTGTTGCCGGGCCGCGACACGCTCGCCGTTGCCGGCACCCACGGCAAGACCACGACCACGACCATCCTGACCTGGCTGCTGGAGGCGGCAGGGCGCCAGCCCGGCTTCCTGATCGGCGGCGTCGCCGAAGACTTCGGTGTGTCCGCGCGCATCGGCGCCGGCCGCGAGTTCGTCGTCGAAGCCGACGAGTACGACACCGCTTTCTTCGACAAGCGCAGCAAGTTCGTCCACTACCGTCCGTTGGTGGCGATCCTCAACAACCTCGAATACGACCACGCCGACATCTTTCCCGACGTCGCCGCGATCCAGCGCCAGTTCCATCACCTCGTGCGCACCGTGCCGCGCCGCGGCCGCCTGATCGTCAACGGCGAAGACGAACGCTTGAGCGAAGTGCTGGCGATGGGCTGTTGGACTACGGTCGAGCGCTTCGGCCTGCAGTCCGAGGCCGGTGTCGCGGCTCCGGCCTATGACTGGACCGCGCGCCTGATCGAAGCCGACGGCAGCGCCTTTGCGGTGATCCACGACGGTATCGAAATCGGCGAAGTGCGTTGGCCCTTGCTGGGCCGGCACAACGTCATGAATGCCTTGGCTGCGTTGGCCGCCGCGAATGCGGTCGGCGTGGATGTCGTCGGCGTGCTACCGGCGTTGGCGGCGTTCCGCAGCGTCAAGCGTCGCCTGGAAGTGATCGGCGAAACCGGCGGTGTCACCGTCTACGACGACTTCGCCCACCATCCGACCGCCATCGCCACCACGCTCGCCGGCCTGCGTGCCAAGGTCGGCAGCGCGCGCATCGTCGTGGCGATGGAACCGCGTAGCAACTCGATGCGCCTGGGCGCGCATTCCGAAGCGCTCGCGCCTTCGCTCGACGGCGCCGACACCGTGGTGTTTCTGCATCGGCCCGAGTTGGCCTGGGATGCCGGCAAGGTCGTCGCCGGTCTGCGTGGCGAGGGCGTGACCGTGCCCGACGCCGATGCCCTGATCGCCGCGCTGAGCGAACGCGTACGCGCCGGCGACCATGTGGTGTTCATGTCGAACGGCGGTTTCGACGGCGCCCCGCGGCGGTTCTTCGCTGCGCTGCGCGATGCGCAGGCGGCGTAG
- a CDS encoding adenylate kinase, with protein MRLVLLGAPGSGKGTQAARLKEHLQVPHISTGDLLRGEVAAGSKLGLEAKAVMDAGNLVSDEILLGMLEDRFSRPDTAGGFILDGYPRNLAQADALDVLLKKIGQPMDFAVQLEVPTELLVQRIAGRAAEQGRVDDSPEAVRTRLKVYDDVTAPVIEYYRQHGRLTVVDGVGSLDVVFTRIIEALEPAPTVG; from the coding sequence ATGCGATTGGTACTTCTGGGCGCGCCCGGTTCCGGCAAGGGCACGCAGGCTGCGCGGCTAAAGGAGCATTTGCAGGTGCCGCATATTTCCACCGGCGATCTGTTACGCGGCGAAGTCGCGGCCGGTTCCAAGCTGGGTCTGGAAGCCAAGGCGGTGATGGACGCCGGCAACCTGGTCAGCGACGAGATTCTGCTCGGCATGCTCGAGGACCGTTTTTCGCGTCCCGACACCGCCGGCGGTTTCATCCTCGACGGTTACCCGCGCAACCTGGCCCAGGCCGATGCGCTCGACGTGCTGCTGAAGAAGATCGGCCAGCCGATGGATTTCGCCGTGCAGCTCGAAGTGCCGACCGAATTGCTGGTCCAGCGCATCGCCGGCCGCGCCGCCGAGCAGGGCCGCGTCGACGACAGCCCGGAAGCGGTGCGCACGCGCCTGAAGGTTTACGACGACGTGACCGCGCCGGTCATCGAGTACTACCGCCAGCACGGCCGCCTGACCGTCGTCGACGGCGTCGGCTCGCTGGACGTGGTGTTCACCCGCATCATCGAAGCGCTGGAACCGGCGCCGACGGTGGGTTGA
- a CDS encoding 6-phosphofructokinase, which produces MPNGTLLYAQSGGVTAVINATASAVIETARARKVKVLAARNGILGALREELIDTSRESAAAIRALGHTPGGAFGSCRVKLKSLEADRARYERLLAVLKAHDVRWFLYNGGNDSADTALKVSRLAAEFGYPLTCIGVPKTVDNDLAVTDCCPGFGSAAKYTAVSVREAALDVAAMAETSTKVFVYEAMGRHAGWLAAAAGLAGQGADEAPHLILFPERPFDEADFFAKVRATVERVGYCVVVASEGIQTADGRFVADAGGGHDSFGHTQLGGVASHLAGRVKDALGYKVHWALPDYLQRSARHLASKTDVEQARAVGKAAVEFALKGQNSVMPVIVRTSDAPYRWKIEAAPLSKVANHEKKMPAGFLRKDGYGITAKARAYLEPLIRGEAPPPYGRDGLPKYVALKNIAVKPKLPAFEG; this is translated from the coding sequence ATGCCCAACGGAACTTTGCTGTACGCCCAATCCGGCGGTGTGACCGCCGTCATCAATGCCACGGCCTCGGCCGTGATCGAGACCGCCCGGGCCCGCAAGGTCAAGGTGCTGGCGGCCCGCAACGGCATCCTCGGCGCCCTGCGCGAGGAGCTGATCGACACCTCCCGGGAGTCGGCGGCGGCGATCCGCGCCCTCGGCCATACCCCCGGCGGTGCATTCGGCTCGTGCCGGGTCAAGCTCAAGTCGCTGGAGGCCGACCGCGCCCGCTACGAGCGCTTGCTGGCCGTGCTCAAGGCCCACGACGTGCGCTGGTTCCTCTACAACGGCGGCAACGACTCGGCCGACACCGCCCTCAAGGTGTCCCGGCTCGCGGCCGAGTTCGGCTACCCGCTGACCTGCATCGGGGTGCCGAAGACGGTCGACAACGACCTGGCCGTGACCGACTGCTGCCCCGGCTTCGGCTCGGCCGCCAAGTACACCGCGGTGTCGGTGCGCGAGGCCGCCCTCGACGTGGCGGCGATGGCCGAGACCTCGACCAAGGTCTTCGTCTACGAGGCCATGGGCCGCCACGCCGGCTGGCTGGCCGCAGCCGCCGGCCTGGCCGGCCAGGGCGCGGACGAGGCTCCGCATCTGATCCTGTTTCCGGAACGCCCCTTCGATGAGGCCGATTTCTTCGCCAAGGTCCGGGCCACGGTCGAACGCGTCGGCTATTGCGTGGTGGTCGCCAGCGAAGGCATCCAGACCGCCGACGGCCGCTTCGTCGCCGATGCCGGCGGCGGCCACGACTCCTTCGGCCACACCCAGCTCGGCGGCGTCGCCTCGCACCTGGCCGGGCGGGTCAAGGACGCTCTGGGCTACAAGGTGCACTGGGCCTTGCCCGACTATCTGCAGCGCTCGGCCCGCCACCTGGCCTCCAAGACCGACGTCGAGCAGGCCCGCGCGGTCGGCAAGGCCGCGGTCGAGTTCGCGTTGAAGGGCCAGAACTCGGTGATGCCGGTGATCGTGCGCACCTCGGACGCGCCGTATCGCTGGAAGATCGAGGCCGCGCCGCTGAGCAAGGTCGCCAACCACGAGAAGAAGATGCCGGCCGGGTTCCTGCGCAAGGACGGCTACGGCATCACCGCCAAGGCCCGCGCCTATCTGGAGCCGCTGATCCGCGGCGAAGCCCCGCCGCCGTACGGCCGCGACGGCCTGCCCAAGTACGTAGCGTTGAAGAACATCGCGGTGAAACCCAAGTTGCCAGCCTTCGAGGGCTGA
- a CDS encoding helix-turn-helix transcriptional regulator, with protein MQASLHPWIERIWVQARPAGPERALREHSLPNGSMHLVVRLDGPPLRLYAGADDRIGRRHAAATVAGIRATYCIKDTSAPAASVGAVLRPGASLALFGVSAAELAGQHVSLGDLCGNAAELLYERLAVTDDPRRRRQVFERFLHERLRPLRGLDPQIAQAATRLERASGTDDTIAAIAEAGGRSHRHFIAGFRDAVGLAPKRYARVQRFRRLLAALSATPRPAWAQLALEHGYFDQSHLIGEFREFAGVSPREYLAAPLAAPHHLPIGPG; from the coding sequence ATGCAGGCTTCGCTGCATCCCTGGATCGAACGCATCTGGGTGCAGGCGCGTCCGGCCGGGCCGGAGCGCGCCCTGCGCGAGCATTCCTTGCCGAACGGCTCGATGCACCTGGTCGTGCGCCTGGACGGACCGCCGCTGCGCTTGTACGCCGGTGCCGACGATCGCATCGGCCGTCGCCACGCCGCCGCGACCGTCGCCGGCATCCGCGCCACGTATTGCATCAAGGACACCTCGGCGCCGGCCGCGTCGGTGGGCGCCGTGCTGCGCCCCGGCGCGTCACTGGCCTTGTTCGGCGTGTCCGCGGCCGAGCTCGCCGGCCAACACGTATCGCTGGGCGATCTGTGCGGCAATGCCGCCGAGCTGCTGTACGAGCGTCTTGCCGTAACCGACGATCCGCGCCGTCGTCGCCAGGTGTTCGAGCGCTTCCTGCACGAGCGTTTGCGCCCGTTGCGCGGCCTCGACCCACAGATCGCGCAGGCGGCGACCCGGCTCGAGCGGGCATCCGGCACGGACGACACCATCGCCGCGATCGCCGAAGCCGGCGGCCGCAGCCATCGTCACTTCATCGCTGGCTTCCGCGATGCGGTGGGCCTGGCGCCCAAGCGCTATGCGCGCGTGCAGCGTTTCCGCCGCCTGCTCGCGGCCTTGTCGGCGACGCCGCGGCCGGCGTGGGCGCAGCTCGCGCTCGAGCACGGTTATTTCGACCAGTCGCACCTGATCGGCGAGTTCCGCGAATTCGCCGGGGTCAGCCCGCGCGAGTATCTGGCCGCGCCGCTCGCCGCGCCGCATCATCTGCCGATCGGACCGGGCTAG
- a CDS encoding VOC family protein, with translation MAVHELFSYLCVGDAQAAIAFYCKVFDATEKFRLVEPGGRIGHVELDLGGTTLMLCEEFPEVEIRRPEPERGHSHTLHLHVDDADDVVARAVAAGARLTMAPRDHFYGERSGTVIDPFGHRWNIGHSIEQIEPEEMQRRYAQAPGC, from the coding sequence ATGGCCGTCCACGAATTGTTTTCCTATCTGTGCGTCGGCGACGCCCAGGCCGCGATCGCGTTCTACTGCAAGGTCTTCGACGCCACCGAGAAATTCCGCCTGGTCGAACCCGGCGGCCGCATCGGCCACGTCGAACTCGACCTGGGCGGCACCACCTTGATGCTGTGCGAGGAATTCCCCGAGGTCGAGATCCGCCGTCCGGAGCCGGAACGCGGCCACAGCCACACCCTGCACCTGCACGTCGACGATGCCGACGACGTGGTCGCACGCGCGGTCGCCGCCGGCGCACGCCTGACAATGGCGCCGCGCGATCACTTCTACGGCGAACGCTCGGGCACGGTCATCGACCCGTTCGGCCATCGCTGGAACATCGGCCACAGCATCGAGCAGATCGAGCCGGAAGAAATGCAGCGCCGCTACGCGCAGGCCCCGGGCTGCTGA
- a CDS encoding NRT1/PTR family MFS transporter: protein MSKKLIACCVFVFGMGLGLTAAAGGSSITPEMAQCIYDCKLAGNTQAYCWSCCVQKQCPIPLE, encoded by the coding sequence ATGAGCAAGAAGCTGATCGCATGTTGTGTGTTCGTGTTCGGTATGGGGCTGGGGCTGACCGCCGCGGCCGGTGGGTCCAGCATCACGCCGGAAATGGCGCAGTGCATCTACGACTGCAAGCTGGCCGGTAACACCCAGGCCTATTGCTGGTCGTGCTGCGTGCAGAAGCAGTGCCCCATCCCGCTGGAATAA
- a CDS encoding OmpA family protein, translated as MPLLPVSAVGESARHGAADSAAVASAAVKGEDVIDDQSFFEVADYKHEAKLYFDVGTAQLPANIADDLKGVLLVLNAHQDKKLRISGFHDETGSAAANAEVSKQRAQAVQQWFESQGIAAERIVLDKPAVTTGDGKPEEARRVEVKVE; from the coding sequence GTGCCGCTGTTGCCGGTCTCGGCGGTCGGCGAATCGGCACGGCACGGCGCCGCCGACTCCGCCGCGGTCGCTTCGGCGGCCGTCAAGGGCGAGGACGTCATCGACGACCAGTCCTTCTTCGAAGTCGCCGACTACAAGCACGAGGCCAAGCTGTACTTCGACGTCGGCACCGCGCAGTTGCCGGCCAACATCGCGGACGATCTGAAGGGCGTGCTGTTGGTGCTGAACGCGCATCAGGACAAGAAGCTGCGGATTTCCGGCTTCCATGACGAGACCGGCAGCGCCGCGGCCAACGCTGAGGTATCCAAGCAGCGCGCGCAAGCGGTGCAGCAATGGTTCGAGTCGCAGGGAATCGCCGCCGAGCGCATCGTACTGGACAAGCCGGCGGTCACCACCGGCGACGGCAAGCCCGAAGAAGCACGACGGGTCGAGGTGAAAGTCGAATAA
- a CDS encoding M91 family zinc metallopeptidase, with product MSVQLDATRSAPPTDTYWNDPVAADPNRLAEPAVIQTAVADTTVAELAEPDRPALDEAVAIDGSDTNPRQRTQGTTPDGKTVRIDPLHQGAEVSIAREQTLADAGLGRTYVSSDQVVLTTGAKNDDVQITQRDDGTLDVGINGEKYEVRLGENQELTIRSGAGNDTINVASNVKVNIVVDGGAGDDKIATGAGNDRIDGGLGNDTVATGAGRDDLFGNSGDDRLDAGDGDDVVYGGDGADTLGGGNGVDFLEGGQGQDTLEGGAGKDMLSGGLGDDSLGGGDGDDAVYTGAGKDTVDNRSGHDTVYAQQASDLINAGTGARNTVINVEISASKGVTIEGSDAFKQRVGAEIEFLRSSPNGQQMLAEFDQAAARGNTVTIKELANEHNGYAQTFSNDADIANGKPGAGGDVQISYNPSFHMAEFPAPVVVLYHEMSHAYNGVTGTFQPGTYRGTGPDNGEVPNAERQAVGLETSAPAYDFDGDPNTPKTTANPDHLTENGIRGELGLPDRPSYTL from the coding sequence ATGTCCGTACAGCTCGACGCCACCCGTTCCGCGCCGCCGACCGACACCTATTGGAACGATCCGGTCGCCGCCGACCCGAACCGTCTGGCCGAGCCAGCTGTCATCCAAACAGCAGTCGCCGACACGACAGTCGCCGAGCTTGCCGAGCCTGACCGCCCGGCGCTGGACGAGGCGGTGGCGATCGACGGCAGCGACACGAATCCGCGGCAGCGCACCCAGGGCACTACGCCGGACGGCAAGACCGTACGGATCGATCCGCTGCACCAGGGCGCCGAAGTCTCGATCGCGCGCGAGCAGACCCTCGCCGACGCCGGCCTGGGTCGCACCTATGTCAGCAGCGACCAGGTCGTGCTGACCACCGGCGCCAAGAACGACGACGTGCAGATCACCCAGCGCGACGACGGCACCCTCGATGTCGGCATCAACGGCGAGAAGTACGAGGTGCGCCTGGGCGAGAACCAGGAGCTGACCATCCGCAGCGGCGCCGGCAACGACACCATCAATGTCGCCTCGAACGTGAAGGTGAACATCGTCGTCGACGGCGGCGCCGGCGACGACAAGATCGCCACCGGCGCGGGCAACGACCGCATCGACGGCGGCCTCGGCAACGACACCGTCGCCACCGGCGCCGGCCGCGACGATCTGTTCGGCAACAGCGGCGACGACCGTCTCGATGCCGGCGACGGCGACGACGTGGTCTATGGCGGCGACGGTGCCGACACGCTCGGCGGCGGCAACGGCGTGGACTTCCTTGAGGGCGGCCAGGGTCAGGACACGCTCGAAGGCGGCGCCGGCAAGGACATGCTGTCCGGCGGCCTCGGCGACGACAGCTTGGGCGGCGGCGACGGCGACGACGCGGTCTATACCGGCGCCGGCAAGGACACGGTCGACAACCGCTCCGGCCACGACACCGTGTACGCGCAGCAGGCCAGCGACCTCATCAATGCCGGTACCGGCGCCCGCAACACGGTGATCAACGTCGAGATCAGCGCCAGCAAGGGCGTGACCATCGAGGGCTCGGACGCGTTCAAACAACGCGTCGGCGCCGAGATCGAGTTCCTGCGCAGCTCGCCGAACGGACAGCAGATGCTGGCCGAGTTCGACCAGGCCGCCGCGCGCGGCAACACCGTCACCATCAAGGAACTGGCCAACGAGCACAACGGCTACGCCCAGACCTTCAGCAACGACGCCGACATCGCCAACGGCAAGCCCGGCGCCGGCGGCGACGTGCAGATCAGCTACAACCCCTCGTTCCACATGGCCGAGTTCCCGGCGCCGGTGGTCGTGCTGTATCACGAGATGTCGCACGCCTATAACGGCGTCACCGGCACCTTCCAGCCTGGCACCTATCGCGGCACCGGGCCCGACAACGGCGAGGTGCCGAACGCCGAGCGCCAGGCGGTCGGCCTGGAGACCAGCGCACCGGCCTACGATTTCGACGGCGATCCGAATACGCCCAAGACCACCGCCAATCCCGATCATCTGACCGAGAACGGCATCCGCGGCGAACTCGGCCTGCCGGACCGGCCGAGCTATACGCTCTGA
- a CDS encoding discoidin domain-containing protein → MKRRQIALLWLAAALPTAMVCAGEPARTNLALHRPATGSAICKPGEEAQKAVNGLLASKTHDKFCSLQRPAWLRVDLQAERELRGFTVKHAQAGGEAAAMNTRAFALSVSGDGATWRQVVKVDDNVDGVSVHRIAPTRARYVRLDIAQPAQDPADPATRIYELEAW, encoded by the coding sequence ATGAAGCGTCGGCAGATCGCGTTGCTGTGGTTGGCGGCGGCCTTGCCGACCGCAATGGTCTGCGCGGGCGAGCCTGCGCGAACCAATCTCGCCTTGCATCGCCCGGCCACCGGCTCGGCGATCTGCAAGCCCGGAGAGGAGGCGCAGAAGGCGGTCAACGGCTTGCTCGCCAGCAAGACCCACGACAAGTTCTGTTCGCTGCAGCGGCCGGCCTGGCTGCGCGTCGATCTGCAAGCCGAGCGCGAGCTGCGCGGCTTCACCGTCAAGCATGCGCAAGCCGGCGGCGAAGCGGCCGCCATGAACACCCGCGCTTTCGCGCTGTCGGTTTCCGGCGACGGCGCGACTTGGCGGCAGGTAGTGAAGGTGGACGACAACGTCGACGGCGTGAGCGTGCATCGCATTGCCCCGACGCGGGCGCGTTATGTGCGCCTGGACATCGCGCAGCCGGCGCAGGACCCGGCCGACCCGGCGACCCGCATCTACGAGCTGGAAGCCTGGTGA
- a CDS encoding sterol desaturase family protein, producing the protein MAWWGYVEQELIGFFGLGALLQLVAEQGYRALLSADGAAALLYPVIPILLVYELLRTIAQRRFKLEDYKLPFLTLLANRLISTFLTFGVVTLCIGLFQPYAPFQVGIGVPGLIYGYLVWEFAHFVYHYLAHKVRLLWCLHSTHHAPVAMNLSVNYAHLFLEAPYADLVRTTICILAGVEPPLLLLIMFVDGLWGQFIHLGEHALKDGRLGFLHRVILTPAHHRVHHARNAVYMDTNFCNLLNVWDRVFRTYQPQREDVRIEYGITRPLKPGSFLDAYLGEFVALSRDVAAAPGWKNKLLYPIMPPGWSHDGEHKTAEVSKRAWLAQQGAQ; encoded by the coding sequence ATGGCGTGGTGGGGCTATGTCGAGCAGGAGCTGATCGGTTTCTTCGGCCTGGGGGCCTTGCTGCAGCTAGTGGCCGAGCAGGGCTACCGGGCGCTGCTGAGCGCCGACGGGGCCGCGGCCTTGTTGTACCCGGTCATTCCGATCCTGCTCGTGTACGAGCTGCTGCGCACGATCGCCCAGCGCCGCTTCAAGCTCGAGGACTACAAACTCCCGTTCCTGACTCTGTTGGCCAACCGGCTGATCTCGACCTTCCTGACCTTCGGCGTGGTGACCTTGTGCATCGGCCTGTTCCAGCCGTATGCGCCGTTCCAGGTCGGCATCGGCGTGCCCGGGCTGATCTACGGTTACCTGGTCTGGGAGTTCGCCCATTTCGTCTATCACTACCTCGCCCACAAGGTGCGCTTGCTGTGGTGCCTGCACTCGACTCATCACGCGCCGGTGGCGATGAATCTGTCGGTCAACTACGCCCACCTGTTCCTGGAGGCGCCGTACGCGGATCTGGTGCGCACCACGATCTGCATCCTGGCCGGGGTCGAGCCGCCGCTGCTGTTGCTGATCATGTTCGTCGACGGGCTGTGGGGGCAGTTCATCCACCTGGGCGAGCACGCGCTCAAGGACGGGCGCTTGGGGTTCCTGCACCGGGTGATCCTGACGCCGGCGCACCACCGCGTGCATCACGCGCGCAATGCGGTCTACATGGACACCAATTTCTGCAATCTGCTTAATGTCTGGGACCGCGTGTTCCGTACTTATCAGCCGCAGCGTGAGGATGTGCGGATCGAGTACGGCATCACCCGGCCGCTGAAACCCGGCAGTTTTCTCGATGCCTACCTGGGCGAGTTCGTCGCCTTGTCGCGCGACGTCGCCGCCGCGCCCGGATGGAAGAACAAACTGCTGTATCCGATCATGCCGCCGGGCTGGAGCCACGACGGCGAGCACAAGACCGCCGAGGTCAGCAAACGTGCCTGGCTGGCGCAGCAGGGGGCGCAATGA
- the ppa gene encoding inorganic diphosphatase, with amino-acid sequence MGLDLVSTGKNPPHEINVIIEIPKDAEPVKYEVDKSSGAIFVDRILSTPMRYPCNYGYVPHTVCGDGDPADVLVILPLPLIPGSVIRCRPVAVLKMSDEAGSDEKLLAVPVDKVFAGYSHIHDIEQVSPHWLERIGHFFEHYKDLEKGKWVKLDGWGNAEEAKKILVEAIERYAATSEEDKPKF; translated from the coding sequence ATGGGTCTGGACCTCGTTTCCACCGGCAAGAATCCGCCGCACGAGATCAACGTCATCATCGAAATCCCGAAGGATGCCGAGCCGGTCAAGTACGAGGTCGACAAGTCCTCCGGCGCCATCTTCGTCGACCGCATCCTGTCGACCCCGATGCGCTATCCCTGCAACTACGGCTATGTCCCGCACACCGTCTGCGGCGACGGCGACCCGGCCGACGTGCTGGTGATCCTGCCGCTGCCGCTGATCCCCGGCTCGGTGATCCGCTGCCGTCCGGTGGCCGTGCTGAAGATGTCCGACGAAGCCGGCAGCGACGAAAAGCTGCTCGCCGTGCCGGTCGACAAGGTCTTCGCCGGCTACAGCCACATCCACGACATCGAACAGGTCAGCCCGCACTGGCTCGAGCGCATCGGCCACTTCTTCGAGCACTACAAGGACCTGGAGAAGGGCAAGTGGGTCAAGCTCGACGGTTGGGGCAACGCCGAAGAAGCCAAGAAGATCCTGGTCGAAGCCATCGAGCGCTACGCGGCCACCTCGGAAGAAGACAAGCCGAAGTTCTGA